atcctCTGAAATGAGCTAAAAGAAGCACAAGAATAAGATTAAAATGAGGCAGTTTCATCCTTGGGGTACCAAAATCTGTTGTAAAACCAGGTAGAATCAGCTACAACAGCTTCATCATCTTGGTTACGATGCCATGTATAATAAGCGTGAGTTCGGTTGTTTATCTCCAACAATCCATGCCCAAAACTAGCTTCCCGATAAGCAGAATAGAAAGGTTGTGGATCACTAAAACTGCATCATGAATAAACAATAAATTAGGATAATATAATAAGTGGTAGTATATATATAACGTAACCAAAATGGAAAACATCGTGTACGTGTAACGTGTGTGTGGCATTGCTAGTTTAAATCAAATCAAAGTAGAAATAAAAACAAGGAATTATGGACAGATCGATGGAGCAATTGATACTACATACTCGTTAGCAAGTCCTTCAATGTTTCCACCATCCCCAACGGTTAGGTAGACAGGTGCAGATTGATCTTTTATCGGAGTACAAAGTCCATTAGTAATGTTGTACCGGATATTCGATATTCGTTCCTGATAAACATGCAATTAGCTACTTCCAATACAATACAAAGGATATTATTCAAAATGACAATGGTgacaatatatatatacttaCGGAGCGCTCGTAGGCATGAACATGACCAGATAAAACAAGGTCAACTTTATACTTAACAAACCAAGGTTCAAATAAGACTCTCATACTTTCTCCTTCCATGTAATGATAATTGTCTGAATTATACAATGGAGCATGCGTCATCACTATTAGCCATGGAGTCTCATGCCTATCCACTTTCTTAAATTCTGCTTCCAGCCAATCGTTTTGCGGAGTATATTTTGCTATcataaatcaaacaaattaaaattaatcagtcagaaaatcaattaaattaaaattgaaatatgGTTTTGTATAGGCCGGTTTACTTACTAAAGGCGGAGAAAGAAGAAAGGACAATGATATAAGCGGGTCCTCTCTTGATAGAGTACCAAAGAGGAGATGTGCTACCACTTTGCCTATAAGGGACATGAATTCGATGCAAATATGGCTTAAACGGCATATATTCACCCTGAAAATAAAACATACTTAAAACCTGTGTGCGACTTAATTGGTATAACCGTATAAACTATAACGAAtaaaatcataattaaattaatgtGACTTACAATTTCAGGAGCAAAATCAAGATCATGATTTCCAGCGGTCCAAATCCAAGGTTGATAAGCTGTGCTTTTCTCCACAAATCGACCCCAAGTATCCCATTTCCTTTGGTCATGGTTAGGAAAATTATCAGCGTAGGATAGATCACCCACAAATAGCACTGCTTCACCTTTAGGATTTGACATATAATGCCCTAATGTTGAATTTGATGCATATGTTTGTCCCAAATCACCtacacaattttattttatttatttagaataaacaaaaaaaaaagtcgcAATTTGTTAGCAATTTGTAACCCATGATATGATACTAACCCATGATACCGAATGTGTAAGGGACATCAGGTCCAGGTCTTGGAGGAGTGGAGAAGGAAAATTGACGAACTGCGTCACCGCTCCCAAGTTCATACAAGTAGTTGGTATCATACTGCAAAATGTtatcaaattaaataataacccaagattttttactaatttaaataaaataaaataaaattaaatatatagtTGAACCTCTAGTTTCTTGATAGTAGCATGATGAATGTAGCCAGAAGTGTAGTCGTAATAACGATAGCTGAAGATTTGAGAATGAGCTTTGTAAACATCACTAGGATCATTAGCTTTCCAGTACCTAACAACGTTAGGATGGCGTTGGTTAGGTGTCACCCATGATATAATCATCCCTCGGCCACCTCGGTCACCCTGTGTGATATGGACTTGCTCTGGGGCGTTGGAGCCCTTCGGAGACGGGAAAGCATCGGCAGGCATGTCCGATGATGTATCCGATGATCGTGTGTAAGAGCTGGTTTTGCCGGCATCGCAAAATCCAGTGGTAATGCATACAATGATGAGGATACAGAGACCCACTTTCAGTGCCatggttttggttttggttttggtttttacTTTCTGTGTGTTTTAG
This genomic stretch from Spinacia oleracea cultivar Varoflay chromosome 3, BTI_SOV_V1, whole genome shotgun sequence harbors:
- the LOC110799370 gene encoding purple acid phosphatase 5, coding for MALKVGLCILIIVCITTGFCDAGKTSSYTRSSDTSSDMPADAFPSPKGSNAPEQVHITQGDRGGRGMIISWVTPNQRHPNVVRYWKANDPSDVYKAHSQIFSYRYYDYTSGYIHHATIKKLEYDTNYLYELGSGDAVRQFSFSTPPRPGPDVPYTFGIMGDLGQTYASNSTLGHYMSNPKGEAVLFVGDLSYADNFPNHDQRKWDTWGRFVEKSTAYQPWIWTAGNHDLDFAPEIGEYMPFKPYLHRIHVPYRQSGSTSPLWYSIKRGPAYIIVLSSFSAFTKYTPQNDWLEAEFKKVDRHETPWLIVMTHAPLYNSDNYHYMEGESMRVLFEPWFVKYKVDLVLSGHVHAYERSERISNIRYNITNGLCTPIKDQSAPVYLTVGDGGNIEGLANDFSDPQPFYSAYREASFGHGLLEINNRTHAYYTWHRNQDDEAVVADSTWFYNRFWYPKDETASF